The following proteins are co-located in the Billgrantia tianxiuensis genome:
- a CDS encoding sulfurtransferase TusA family protein — MAVQPDDVLDACGLPCPLPLLKAKQALARLKAGQVLEIMATDAGSWRDFETFAENSIHVLVGREERGEIYHYWLRKGEEPIA; from the coding sequence ATGGCTGTGCAACCAGATGATGTACTCGATGCCTGCGGCCTGCCCTGCCCGCTGCCATTGCTGAAGGCGAAGCAGGCGCTGGCCCGGCTCAAGGCTGGCCAGGTACTCGAGATCATGGCGACCGATGCTGGCTCCTGGCGCGACTTCGAAACCTTCGCCGAGAACAGCATTCATGTTCTGGTGGGGCGAGAGGAGCGCGGCGAGATCTACCATTACTGGCTGCGCAAGGGCGAGGAGCCCATCGCATGA